TTTTAACAACAGCACTTAAAGCAGATATGCTTGATTCTAAAACGGAGCTAAAAATCTCTCAAATTATGGCAACACTTAACCAAAAAGCCGCCAAAATAGCTTCTAAATACACTATTCACGCCTGCACAGATATTACAGGCTATGGGCTTTTGGGGCATCTATATGAGATGACAAATCCAAAAATCTCGATTAAGCTTTATTCAAACCAAATTCCACTTTTGCAAGAGGCTATAGAATTTGCCAAAATGGGAATTATCCCTGGAGGTAGCCACTCTAATCAAAAGGCAATCAATCCTTATTGCCACTTTAATCTCCCTTTAGATTCCTTGTATTTAGGGGTAGAAATTTTACTTTTTGATGCACAAACTTCTGGTGGATTAGTCTTTGCCACCCCTTATAATCAAGCTCAAAGTTTGCTAAATGAATTAAAAAGCGAAGGGATAGATTCAGCTCAAATTATCGGAGAAATCATACCCACAAATGATTCCCCTATAAATATTGCTTAAAGCAGTTTTTTACATCACTGTTTTTACTTGCTCCCCACTTCAACTTCCCATTTAATGAAGTTATGAAAATTTTTTAAGGTATATTTTTATGTAATTTGTGAAATTCCATATTCTATAACACAAAGTCTTGTATAATCTAAAACTAGATTCCTCTCCCCTCATAAATTCATTGAATTTTTTTGTTTTTTAACATCGTGTGGGAGATAAATTTTATTCCGATTGCAAGATAACGCCACTTTTTCATCACGCTCCCAATAAAAACTTGAAGGGAAACTTTTGACTTTTTCCCTTTTAGCAATAATATTCCAAACACTCTGATCATGCCTATTTTCCCTAAATGTTGGCAAATTAGGTATTTTAGAAGGACTATCATCAACAAAATTATAATGCTCATAAAAAACATTTAACCATTCTTGTATTATATTGCAAACTCTAAAGGTCTTTTTACAAAATATCGCTCCACCAATCATTTGCGGAGAATCTAAAAATTCTTTATCATCCAATAAACCATAATGAGCTAGCAAATCCGCTTTATTCCAATATTTCTCAGCACAATGTTCTAGTCCTGCATCCAAACCCATAATTTCATTCTCTTCTACTTGTGCTACCATTTCTAATAATAAATCATGCTTGTTTGGATTAAACTCAAAACCAATATCTAAAAAAATCAAAATATCATTTTCTTGGATTTGCTCCAAGATCATCAAAATAACCTTTGGCTTCCAACACCAATACCCAAAACCTCTAGTTGGAATTAAATCCCCCCCCCCCCCACTAGCTTTTGCCTGTTGATAATTACTATAAAACTTATCATTAAAATCTTCTCTAAATTTCAAAGGCAAACTTGCCTCTGTAAAAATAAAAATCTCATCAAATACTTTCATTGCCTCTGCTTGTTGCTTAAATCTACAAGCAGAAATCCCAAGTCTTGTATCTGCAAAACTACAAAGATAAATTTTTCTATCCATTTTTACATTATCTCCTCATATCTTTTCAAAATTCCACCCAGCAATCCCTAAAACAACGCCTCATCCATCTCTTGTGGTATCTGCAAACCCATAAGCTTTAAAATACTTGGGGCAATATTATTTAATCCGCCATTTTTGACTTCTTTTACACTTGGAGCAGAGACAAAACACCAAACTTCTCCTGTGGTGTGGTTTGTTAGAATCTCACCCTTATCATTTTGCATTTCTTCGCAGTTCCCATGATCACTTGTCATCACAAAAGCATAATCTTTTTCTTTAGATTTTTCATAGATTCTGCCGATTTCTCTATCCACGGCTTCAACCGCCCTAACTGCCGCTTCAAAAACCCCAGTATGCCCTACCATATCGCCATTTGCAAAATTCACTACAATAAAATCATAATCCTCTTCCATCGCCTTTAATACCATATCGCCGACTTCCCTAGCGCTCATTTCAGGCTTTTGATCATAAGTTTTTACCTTAGGAGAAGGGACTAAAACTCTCATTTCATTAGGATATGGATCTTCTATTCCGCCATTAAAAAAGAAAGTTACATGAGCGTATTTTTCGGTTTCAGCTGTGTGAAATTGCCTTAAATTATGGTTTGAAATCACTTCAGCAAGAGTGTTTGGAATGCTTTCTTTGGGGAATAAAATAGGAAAATTAAAGTTTTTATCATACGGCGTCATAATTACAAGCGGAATTGGTGTCCATTTTTTGCGCTCAAACCCACTAAATTCTTCATTTCCAAGCGCACTAACAATCTCCCTTGCTCTATCGCTTCTGAAATTCACAAATATCAAGCCATCTCCCTTTTTGATTCCACTTGCATCAAAACTAGCAGGCTTGATAAACTCATCAAAAACCCCTTGATTATAATGCTCTTGAATATATTGCTTAGGCGATATTGTCTGCAAGTTCTCCGCACAGACAATCACATTATACGCCTCTTCCACACGCTCCCAGCGATTATCCCTATCCATAGCATAGAATCGACCACTAATGGAAGCGATTTTAATATTTTTATTTTGGATTCTACGCTCCACTTCTTCTAAAAATTTCAAAGCAGTTTGCGGCAAGACATCTCGCCCATCTGTGATTAGATGCAACAAAATCTCAAATCTCTCTTGCAATCCTTCAGCTAGGGCAAGAATATGCTCTAAATGCGAATGCACTCCACCATCACTCATTAATCCCACTAAATGAATCCGCTTACATTCCTTTAAAACTTCCAAAGCAGGATTACCTAAAAGGCGACCCTCTTTAATAGCTTGGTTAATTTTCACCAAATCTTGATACAAGATTCTCCCACTTCCCATACACATATGCCCCACTTCAGAGTTTCCCATTTGCCCCTCTGGCAATCCCACAGAAAGCCCATAAGTTTTTATCATTCCATAAGGAACTTCCTTAAATAAGCGATCATAGCTAGGCTTCTTAGCCTCCAAAAATGCATTAAACTTCTCTTGCTTACTATAACCAATCCCATCTGTAATGACTAAAATTGTTTTCATATTTATTCCATTCTTTTTAAAGTTTATTTAGATAGAATCCTATCCAATTTTTTTATAATTTTTAACTGAAGTTTGATGAATGTTGCATTATTTTTATGAATTTCTAAACATTAACCTGTTTCAATATATCACATTTCGTGCTGCCATTGCCTTTTTTGTTGCATTTTTAATGACTATTTTTTTAATGCCCTATTATATTTTATGGGCAAGTAGCAAAAAGGCTAATCAACCTATCTCGCAATTTGCACCCAAAAACCACCAAGAAAAAGTCAATATTCCAACAATGGGCGGAATCGTTTTTGTTTTTTCTACCTTAGCAGCAGCCCTGCTTTGTGCCAAACTCAATAACTCTTATGTGATTCTTGGAATCTTCAGTCTTGTTTTATTTTCCAGCATTGGGATTTATGATGATTTCTCCAAAGTAATGCAAAAGAAAAATGCAGGAATGAACGCACGGACAAAATTTGCATTACAAGGATTAAGCGGACTTTTTATTGCATTGGGGCTTTATTTTTATGGAATGGATAGCCACCTTTATCTTCCTTTTTTAAAAAATCCCATTTGGGATTGGGGGATATTAAGCCTTTTATTTTGGATGCTAGTTTTTATTGCTACTAGCAACGCAGTCAATCTCACCGATGGTTTAGATGGATTAGTGGCAATTCCCTCTATTTATGCACTTGTTTCTTTAGGAGTTTTTGTTTATGTTGCAGGTCATTCAGGGCTTAGTGCTTATCTTTTGTATCCCAAGATTCAAGAGAGTGGAGAAGTTGTGATTCTCTCTGCAGCACTCATCGGTGCTCTTATTGGTTTTTTGTGGTATAACTGCCACCCTGCTCAAGTTTTTATGGGCGATAGTGGAAGTCTAGCCATCGGCGGATTCATCGCTTATATGGCAATTATTTCAAAAAATGAAATTTTACTTTTTGTGATAGGATTTATCTTTGTTGTTGAAGCATTATCTGTGCTTTTGCAAATTGGTAGCTACAAAACAAGGGGTAAAAAGCTCTTTTTAATGGCACCACTTCACCACCATTTTGAAGAAAAAGGCTTAAAAGAGAGTAAAATTATCGTGCGTTTTTGGATTGTAGCTCTAATGAGTAACCTCATCGCACTTTTAACTCTCAAACTTCGCTAAAAAGGATATGAATGCTTTTTTTAATTGGATATGGCAAAACCAATCAAGCCATTGCTGATAAATTTAGCCCTTGCTACATTTTTGATGATAACTTTAAAGAAGTCTCTAAAGATTCTAAAGGCAACACGCTTTTGCCTTCAAATCAACTAAAAAATTATTTAGAAAAATACCCTAACGCACAAATTATCACAAGCCCAGGTATCCCTCCACAAAATCCGATGATAAAGCTTAGCCAACCCATTAGCGAATATGATTTTTTTGCCCCCACAATGCCCTTTAGCGTGTGGATTAGCGGAACTAATGGAAAAACCACTACTACACAAATGCTAACCCACCTCCTCCAAAATAAAGGCGCTCTTAGTGGTGGAAACATTGGCACTCCCTTGGCTAATCTTAACCCTAAAGCTCCCCTTTGGATTTTAGAAACTAGCTCCTTTACAATCCATTACACCAATATAGCCAAACCCAATCTATACCTACTTTTACCCATAACTCAAGATCACATTAGTTGGCATGGTGATTATGAATCTTATATCGCAGACAAACTCAAACCTCTTTTGTCGATGAAAGACAAAGAAATAGCCATTATCCCCCAATCTTTGCAGTCTCATCCTTTTTGTCAAAAAACCCTAGCCAAACTTTTTTTCTACTCTAATTCTCAATCTCTAGCCAAGCAATTTTTCCTAGATCTAAACAAAATCGCTTTTAAAGAACCTTTTTTACTCGATGCCATTCTTGCTCTTAGTGCCACGCAGATTCTCTTTAATGAAGTGGATTATGATTTGCTAAATAGCTTTAAAATCGGCGCTCATAAAATTGAAGAATTTTTTGATTCTCAAAATCGCCTTTGGGTTGATGATAGCAAAGGCACTAATCTTGATGCCACAATGGAAGCTATCAAACGCTATCAAAATCAAACTCTCCATTTGATTCTAGGCGGAGATGACAAAGGCGCAGATTTAACACCACTTTTTGCATTAATGGAAAAATGTCAAATCACCCTTTATGCCATTGGATCAAACACCCAAAAAATAGCTCTTTTAGCTAAAAATCACCATATCCCTTGTTTTCCTTGCCACACCCTAGAAATAGCGGTGCAAGAAATCCACAAACACCACACACAACAAAGCATCGCAATGCTTTCACCTGCTGCGGCAAGTTTAGATCAATTTAGCTCTTATAAAGAAAGGGGTGATAAATTTAAAGTCTATGTCCAATCTCTCTAAATTTTAATGTTTGTTTTGCAAACTTTCATTGATAAATTCCTCAAAACGCATTAAAATAATATTGATAGGATGACTTTTCCGCCTCAAACTATAAAAATGCCTCTCTAAATTAAGATTAACAATCTCAATAGAAAACAAAATGCCATTTTTAAGCTCCTGCTGTATGGCTACTTCAGAAAAAACCGCAATAGCCCCTTTATTTACCACCAAATCTTTAATAGCCGTTGTCCTATCTAATTCTAAAAAAATCGGAACTTCTTTTTTTAATTTTCCCAAAGCATTTAAAAAGCTATCTCTTAATCCCGAACCATATTCCCTAAAAATCCACTTTTTATCTAATAATTCATCAATATAACGCGGTTTTGAAGCCAAAATAAAATCATTACTCGCTACAATCAAACGATCTTCACACAAAACTTCACGAATTAGCCCCTCACTTTGTGCATATTCTAGCCCAATTTCACCCTCCACTAATGCCAATTCTACGCTACCACTTTTTAAGAGATTCAAGCATTCTTGAGTGTTATAAATCTTTGAATTAACCTTGACTTTTGGATATGCCTTTGCAAAGTCAAATAAGATTCTAGGTAAAAAATATTCCCCTATAGTGTGTGTGGCTACAAGATTGATTTCACCAATCAAAATGCCCTCTTCCCCTAAAGCTTCTAAACTTGAATAATAACTCTGCACTACTTCCACCCACAAACTCCCAAGATACAAAGCTTGTGTTGTTGGGACAAGTCTTTTCCCTAATCTCTCAAAAAGCGTGATTCCAAGCATTTTTTCTATATTTCTAATTAACACCGAAACATTTGGCTGTGTAATTTTAAAATTTTGTGCGGTTAAAGTTGGACTTTTGGTGTGCAATAAATCTAAGAAAATCTCCAAATCTCTAATTTTCAATTTCACCCCTTTTTTATTTAAAAAGCCTTAGAATCTCATATAAAAGATATTTTATTCTTTATCATCAAGTATTCCATATTTTTTATTAAATTAATATATTTTATATTTTTGATTAAAATAATATATTTTTATTATGATGCATTTGGTGCTATAATCCCACAAAAATTCTCAAATAGGGGGGAAAATGTTAAAAAATGAACATTTATTTAAAATGATTTCTTCAAATTTCAAAGGGCTTTTGTTAGTTGGCTTAATTGTTGCCTTTGCCTTTTATCTCTCTGGAATCCAAGCTATCCAAGACACCACCCATTTGGCTGCTACTGCTTTTGCAATTATCATTGGAGCAGCCCTATCACCTTGGTTTTTTAGATTCCAACACACACTCCAAGCAGGAGTGCATTTTAGCGCCAAAAAACTTTTGCGTTTAGGAATCGTGCTTTATGGATTTAATATTACTTTTAGTGAGTTATATAATGTTGGTTTTTATGGATTTTTGATTGCCTTTATTGTGATTGTGAGTATTTTTTTGATTGCTTTATTTGCAGGGACAAAAATCTTTAAGCTTGATAGGGAAACTTCTATGCTTGTGGGTGCTGGTAGTGCTATTTGCGGTGCTGCTGCGGTTTTAGCTCTTGAATCAAGTCTAAAGTCTGATTCCTTTAAAGGCGTTGTTGCCGTTGGTAGCGTGGTGGTTTTTGGCTTGATTGCAATGTTTTTATACCCCATTGCCTTTAGCACTGGAATCATTCCTTCCTTAGATAGTAATGGAATGGGGCTTTTTATGGGAGCTACCTTGCACGAAGTTGCCAATGTTGCTGGAGCTGCTGAAATGGCAAAAGAGATGACTAATGGAATCTTCACTCAAAGTGCCGCCAATCTTGCAGTCATCATTAAAATGATGCGTGTGATTTTACTAGTGCCTTTTTTATTAATTGTTGCTTATTTTATCGCTAGGGATAACAATGCACAAAACACCGCCCAAAGAACTAGCAAA
This portion of the Helicobacter canadensis MIT 98-5491 genome encodes:
- the murD gene encoding UDP-N-acetylmuramoyl-L-alanine--D-glutamate ligase codes for the protein MLFLIGYGKTNQAIADKFSPCYIFDDNFKEVSKDSKGNTLLPSNQLKNYLEKYPNAQIITSPGIPPQNPMIKLSQPISEYDFFAPTMPFSVWISGTNGKTTTTQMLTHLLQNKGALSGGNIGTPLANLNPKAPLWILETSSFTIHYTNIAKPNLYLLLPITQDHISWHGDYESYIADKLKPLLSMKDKEIAIIPQSLQSHPFCQKTLAKLFFYSNSQSLAKQFFLDLNKIAFKEPFLLDAILALSATQILFNEVDYDLLNSFKIGAHKIEEFFDSQNRLWVDDSKGTNLDATMEAIKRYQNQTLHLILGGDDKGADLTPLFALMEKCQITLYAIGSNTQKIALLAKNHHIPCFPCHTLEIAVQEIHKHHTQQSIAMLSPAAASLDQFSSYKERGDKFKVYVQSL
- the selD gene encoding selenide, water dikinase SelD; this encodes MGLEDLSHLSCNLKNNKDPNILVGFSGNEDAGIYKISDELALVQSADFITPLVNDPYSYGQIAAANSLSDIYAMGGEVKTALNLLMWDSCHLDSQMISEVLEGGLSKIKEAGGVLLGGHTIGDKEQKYGLSVTGIIHPQKIWRNNTGQIGDCLILTKPIGMGILTTALKADMLDSKTELKISQIMATLNQKAAKIASKYTIHACTDITGYGLLGHLYEMTNPKISIKLYSNQIPLLQEAIEFAKMGIIPGGSHSNQKAINPYCHFNLPLDSLYLGVEILLFDAQTSGGLVFATPYNQAQSLLNELKSEGIDSAQIIGEIIPTNDSPINIA
- a CDS encoding YeiH family protein, yielding MLKNEHLFKMISSNFKGLLLVGLIVAFAFYLSGIQAIQDTTHLAATAFAIIIGAALSPWFFRFQHTLQAGVHFSAKKLLRLGIVLYGFNITFSELYNVGFYGFLIAFIVIVSIFLIALFAGTKIFKLDRETSMLVGAGSAICGAAAVLALESSLKSDSFKGVVAVGSVVVFGLIAMFLYPIAFSTGIIPSLDSNGMGLFMGATLHEVANVAGAAEMAKEMTNGIFTQSAANLAVIIKMMRVILLVPFLLIVAYFIARDNNAQNTAQRTSKKIDIPYFAFMFLGVIVLNTFLSAHKDTLILNTFSIQSIIESGRFLCTLCIVFAMAALGLQIDFKKFIKLGGKAFGLAFLLFIILIFGGYLLTLCFQGILW
- a CDS encoding LysR substrate-binding domain-containing protein → MKIRDLEIFLDLLHTKSPTLTAQNFKITQPNVSVLIRNIEKMLGITLFERLGKRLVPTTQALYLGSLWVEVVQSYYSSLEALGEEGILIGEINLVATHTIGEYFLPRILFDFAKAYPKVKVNSKIYNTQECLNLLKSGSVELALVEGEIGLEYAQSEGLIREVLCEDRLIVASNDFILASKPRYIDELLDKKWIFREYGSGLRDSFLNALGKLKKEVPIFLELDRTTAIKDLVVNKGAIAVFSEVAIQQELKNGILFSIEIVNLNLERHFYSLRRKSHPINIILMRFEEFINESLQNKH
- the mraY gene encoding phospho-N-acetylmuramoyl-pentapeptide-transferase, with translation MLHYFYEFLNINLFQYITFRAAIAFFVAFLMTIFLMPYYILWASSKKANQPISQFAPKNHQEKVNIPTMGGIVFVFSTLAAALLCAKLNNSYVILGIFSLVLFSSIGIYDDFSKVMQKKNAGMNARTKFALQGLSGLFIALGLYFYGMDSHLYLPFLKNPIWDWGILSLLFWMLVFIATSNAVNLTDGLDGLVAIPSIYALVSLGVFVYVAGHSGLSAYLLYPKIQESGEVVILSAALIGALIGFLWYNCHPAQVFMGDSGSLAIGGFIAYMAIISKNEILLFVIGFIFVVEALSVLLQIGSYKTRGKKLFLMAPLHHHFEEKGLKESKIIVRFWIVALMSNLIALLTLKLR
- the gpmI gene encoding 2,3-bisphosphoglycerate-independent phosphoglycerate mutase, whose translation is MKTILVITDGIGYSKQEKFNAFLEAKKPSYDRLFKEVPYGMIKTYGLSVGLPEGQMGNSEVGHMCMGSGRILYQDLVKINQAIKEGRLLGNPALEVLKECKRIHLVGLMSDGGVHSHLEHILALAEGLQERFEILLHLITDGRDVLPQTALKFLEEVERRIQNKNIKIASISGRFYAMDRDNRWERVEEAYNVIVCAENLQTISPKQYIQEHYNQGVFDEFIKPASFDASGIKKGDGLIFVNFRSDRAREIVSALGNEEFSGFERKKWTPIPLVIMTPYDKNFNFPILFPKESIPNTLAEVISNHNLRQFHTAETEKYAHVTFFFNGGIEDPYPNEMRVLVPSPKVKTYDQKPEMSAREVGDMVLKAMEEDYDFIVVNFANGDMVGHTGVFEAAVRAVEAVDREIGRIYEKSKEKDYAFVMTSDHGNCEEMQNDKGEILTNHTTGEVWCFVSAPSVKEVKNGGLNNIAPSILKLMGLQIPQEMDEALF